The following proteins come from a genomic window of Flavobacterium eburneipallidum:
- a CDS encoding DUF3857 domain-containing protein has protein sequence MKVRLISILLFVIFFSNANAQKLELGKVSVVELEEKKHPKDTTAAAAILFNKARTYFSYDAKNGFSIHTENTFRIKIYKKEGLNWANRKVAYRIGYEKGNNDMVEFDDCVTYNLENGKIIKTKLNSEGSFKTNVNQYWKEASITMPNVKVGSVIEFKYVLKSENILKFPDFNFQQDIPVNYAEYQTEIPGFFTYKAIKKGFLELALDSKIVRGNLIFNNKYDQSRSESVNFEQANNKYVAKDIPALKEEPFVDNIENYRLSIFHELEKEKFNDEPLKDYSVTWEGVAKRIYEDKDFGTELKERKYIDLDLAKILKNEETEIEKMEVVFKFVQNKMNWNGQKGYYTDKGVKQAYLDGIGNAAEINFILMAMLNRSGIKAEPVLTSTLEHGIPVYPNRTVFNYVIAAVEIDGKTILLDATNKYTTQNILPLYALNWRGRLIREDGSSTEIKLEPNSVSKKAINMMVNIDAKGKLSGNYKIIRTDYDAFSFRQEYSGINKENYLEKVEENISGLEITDYTINNLNNLSEPIVENFIFTTDNQCEIIGDKMYINPRLFFSQSKNPLVQEKREFPIYFGYPDQDRFNINIDIPTGYTVESLPKPIKIQTGDNIGSFVFNCAASDNKIQIVIVKEINQQLVSSDFYDVLKSFYKQMIDKQTEKIVLKKI, from the coding sequence ATGAAAGTAAGATTAATATCGATTCTATTGTTTGTCATCTTTTTTTCGAATGCGAATGCTCAAAAATTAGAGTTAGGAAAGGTTTCTGTTGTAGAGTTAGAAGAAAAAAAACATCCAAAAGATACAACTGCTGCCGCTGCAATATTGTTCAACAAAGCCAGAACCTATTTTAGTTATGATGCTAAAAATGGTTTTAGTATTCATACAGAAAACACTTTTAGAATAAAAATTTATAAAAAAGAAGGGCTTAATTGGGCCAATCGCAAAGTGGCTTATCGTATCGGTTATGAAAAAGGGAATAACGATATGGTAGAATTTGACGATTGTGTGACTTACAATCTTGAAAATGGAAAAATTATTAAAACGAAATTGAATAGCGAAGGAAGTTTCAAAACCAACGTAAATCAATATTGGAAAGAAGCTTCTATAACAATGCCAAATGTAAAAGTAGGTTCAGTTATAGAATTCAAATACGTTTTAAAGTCAGAGAACATACTGAAGTTTCCTGATTTTAATTTTCAGCAAGACATACCGGTTAATTATGCAGAATATCAAACTGAAATACCAGGATTCTTCACTTACAAAGCCATTAAAAAGGGTTTTTTAGAGTTGGCTTTAGATTCAAAAATTGTTAGAGGCAATCTAATTTTTAATAATAAATACGATCAATCAAGATCCGAATCAGTCAATTTTGAACAAGCTAACAATAAGTATGTCGCAAAGGATATTCCTGCTCTAAAAGAAGAACCTTTTGTAGATAATATCGAAAATTATCGGTTGTCTATTTTTCATGAATTAGAGAAAGAAAAGTTTAATGACGAACCGTTAAAAGATTATTCCGTCACTTGGGAAGGTGTTGCCAAAAGGATTTATGAAGATAAAGATTTTGGAACGGAACTAAAAGAGAGAAAATATATTGATCTAGATTTAGCGAAGATTCTAAAAAATGAGGAGACAGAAATAGAGAAGATGGAAGTCGTTTTTAAATTTGTACAAAATAAAATGAATTGGAACGGTCAAAAAGGCTATTATACAGACAAGGGTGTAAAGCAAGCATATCTGGATGGAATTGGAAATGCGGCCGAAATCAATTTTATTTTAATGGCAATGCTCAATCGATCAGGGATTAAAGCCGAACCAGTATTAACCAGTACACTAGAGCACGGAATTCCTGTTTATCCAAACAGAACCGTTTTTAATTATGTTATAGCTGCTGTGGAAATAGATGGGAAAACAATTTTACTCGATGCAACAAATAAATATACGACTCAAAATATTTTGCCCCTATATGCCTTAAATTGGAGAGGACGATTAATAAGAGAAGATGGTAGCTCTACGGAAATTAAACTAGAACCTAATTCAGTGTCCAAAAAAGCCATAAACATGATGGTAAATATTGATGCAAAGGGAAAATTATCTGGGAATTATAAAATAATAAGAACAGATTATGATGCTTTTTCTTTTAGACAAGAATATTCGGGAATAAACAAAGAAAATTATCTCGAAAAAGTAGAAGAAAATATATCAGGACTTGAAATCACAGACTACACAATCAATAATCTTAATAATTTATCAGAGCCAATTGTAGAAAATTTTATCTTTACCACCGATAATCAATGTGAGATTATTGGCGATAAGATGTATATTAATCCAAGGCTTTTTTTCTCACAATCCAAGAATCCTTTAGTTCAGGAAAAAAGAGAATTCCCCATTTATTTTGGTTATCCTGATCAAGATAGATTTAATATCAATATAGATATTCCCACGGGCTACACAGTTGAGTCTTTACCCAAACCAATAAAAATTCAAACAGGAGATAATATAGGATCATTTGTCTTTAATTGCGCCGCTTCAGATAATAAAATTCAAATTGTGATTGTAAAAGAGATTAACCAACAACTAGTGTCTTCTGATTTTTATGATGTCTTGAAGTCATTTTACAAGCAAATGATTGATAAGCAAACCGAAAAAATAGTTTTAAAGAAAATATAA
- a CDS encoding bifunctional 3-deoxy-7-phosphoheptulonate synthase/chorismate mutase type II codes for MENKKEMRNWLNEFNLSHPLVIAGPCSAETEEQVLKIAHELKDSDVSVFRAGIWKPRTRPGGFEGVGEIGLKWLKKAKAETGMLMGTEVATAAHCKLALEYDIDVLWVGARTTANPFAVQEIADTLKGTDKIVLIKNPVNPDMALWLGGVERLYAAGIEKLGVIHRGFSTYEKTKYRNIPEWQIAIELQNKFPDLPLIIDPSHITGNRNMILEVTQEALDLNYDGMIIETHIDPDNAWSDAAQQVTPDALKQILKDLKIRNVNGDSDFESKMTKLRANIDVLDANLLDLLGKRMKVADEIGQVKKDNNVAVLQNNRWNEIQAKMIAEGGKKGLTEEFIVKLFKEIHQESIGHQEKVLNS; via the coding sequence ATGGAAAACAAGAAAGAAATGAGAAATTGGTTGAACGAATTCAATTTGTCTCATCCATTAGTGATAGCAGGACCTTGTAGTGCTGAAACAGAAGAGCAAGTATTAAAAATTGCTCACGAATTGAAAGATTCTGATGTAAGTGTTTTCAGAGCAGGAATTTGGAAACCAAGAACGCGTCCAGGAGGATTTGAAGGTGTTGGAGAAATTGGATTGAAATGGTTGAAAAAAGCTAAAGCAGAAACAGGAATGCTAATGGGAACAGAAGTTGCTACAGCTGCACACTGTAAATTGGCTTTAGAATATGATATCGATGTTCTATGGGTTGGTGCTCGTACAACTGCAAATCCATTTGCGGTTCAGGAGATTGCTGATACTTTAAAAGGAACTGATAAAATCGTTTTGATCAAAAATCCAGTAAATCCAGATATGGCTTTATGGTTGGGTGGTGTTGAGCGTTTGTATGCTGCTGGAATCGAAAAATTAGGAGTAATTCACAGAGGTTTTTCTACTTACGAAAAAACTAAATACAGAAACATTCCAGAATGGCAAATTGCTATCGAATTGCAAAATAAATTCCCAGACTTACCATTAATCATCGATCCATCACACATTACAGGAAACCGTAATATGATTCTTGAAGTAACGCAAGAAGCTTTGGATTTGAATTATGATGGTATGATTATCGAAACGCATATTGATCCAGACAACGCTTGGTCTGATGCTGCTCAACAAGTTACTCCAGACGCTTTGAAACAAATCTTAAAAGATTTGAAAATCAGAAATGTAAACGGTGATAGTGATTTTGAAAGCAAAATGACAAAATTAAGAGCAAACATCGATGTTTTGGATGCTAACTTATTGGATTTGTTAGGAAAAAGAATGAAAGTAGCTGACGAAATTGGTCAAGTAAAAAAAGACAATAATGTAGCTGTTCTTCAAAACAACCGTTGGAACGAAATCCAAGCAAAAATGATTGCTGAAGGTGGTAAAAAAGGATTGACAGAAGAATTTATCGTTAAATTATTCAAAGAAATTCACCAAGAAAGCATTGGTCACCAAGAAAAAGTATTGAACTCGTAA
- the rsgA gene encoding ribosome small subunit-dependent GTPase A, with protein sequence MTGTVYKSTGSWYTVKSNQGDFIECRMKGKFRIKGIKSTNPIAVGDVVDYELEETSDTVTGTIHNIHDRKNYIVRKSVNLSHQMHIIASNIDRVFLLVTINNPPTTFNFIDRFLVTAEAYGIETILVFNKIDTFDDATLDEQLYMQHVYQEIGYQCLRVSATTGKGVEELKQLMIGKVTMFSGHSGVGKSTLVNALEPSLHLKTKTISEASKQGQHTTTFAEMYDLSFDARIIDTPGIKGFGIVDMEKDEISGYFPEFFKLKDQCKFNNCLHKEEPHCAIKKALEKDEIAWSRYNSYLKILEGDDENYRVDSFEEDRKASDETRK encoded by the coding sequence ATGACAGGAACCGTTTATAAATCTACAGGAAGTTGGTACACCGTAAAATCCAATCAAGGCGATTTTATCGAATGCCGTATGAAAGGAAAATTCCGAATCAAAGGAATTAAAAGCACCAATCCAATTGCGGTGGGCGATGTAGTAGATTATGAACTCGAAGAAACTTCGGATACAGTTACAGGAACCATTCATAATATTCACGACAGGAAGAATTATATCGTTCGAAAATCGGTGAATTTGTCTCATCAAATGCATATTATTGCTTCAAATATTGATCGTGTTTTTCTCTTGGTAACCATCAATAATCCACCAACGACTTTCAACTTCATAGATCGATTTCTAGTAACTGCTGAAGCCTACGGAATCGAAACAATATTAGTTTTCAATAAAATAGACACTTTTGATGATGCTACATTAGACGAGCAATTGTATATGCAGCACGTGTATCAGGAAATTGGATACCAATGTTTGCGAGTTTCAGCAACAACTGGTAAAGGCGTAGAAGAATTAAAACAATTGATGATTGGAAAAGTCACGATGTTTTCAGGACATTCTGGGGTTGGGAAATCAACTTTGGTCAATGCTTTAGAACCTTCTTTGCATCTTAAAACCAAAACCATTTCCGAAGCTAGCAAGCAAGGACAACACACGACGACTTTTGCCGAAATGTATGATTTGAGTTTTGATGCTCGAATAATAGACACACCAGGAATCAAAGGTTTCGGAATTGTGGATATGGAAAAAGACGAAATTAGTGGTTATTTTCCAGAATTTTTCAAGTTGAAGGATCAATGCAAATTCAATAACTGCCTGCACAAAGAAGAACCACATTGCGCTATAAAAAAAGCTTTAGAAAAAGACGAAATCGCATGGTCACGCTACAATAGTTACCTTAAAATTCTCGAAGGCGACGATGAAAATTATCGTGTGGATTCATTTGAGGAAGACCGAAAAGCCAGTGATGAAACGAGGAAGTAG
- a CDS encoding DUF3857 domain-containing protein, producing MPFKKNLLVFLFFTTVLSAQKAAYSTLLLPDSLKQNANAVVRLNQIDVLISSQRSMNVKEKRVVTVLNEKGQNSIDAYEHYDKRRSIKNIQAIILDAFGNEIKKIKRKDFRDQSAVDGGILFSDGRVVFLDYTPTQYPFTIVYESEIETSTTAFVPPWFPLDGYLLSIERSIINVTYPENLGFKKKECNFSNFKIKKTVDTSTQLSYEANNILAQKYEDYSPDFTNIFPKVLMGLEFFNLEGVDGSAKTWKEFGKWWSDKVLVGTEELPEETKIKMKALVGNENDPIKKAKIIYKYVQEKSRYVAISEGIGGWRPMLVKDVDRLGYGDCKALTNYTKALLNAVGVPSYYTKLYGSRDKQNIEADFVSQQGNHIILTIPNGENYVFLECTSQDDPFGYQANFTDDRDVLVIKPEGGEIIRTKNYENKDNSQMDKGSYSLDENGNLSGKITMVSEGSQYGMKVRVEKMQPTEKEAYYKEFWGNISNLRIDKSVFSIDKEKVSFTENMEIAAENYGKLSNGKMIFVVNAYNQFTENIKRIRNRKTPFEIQRGYYDTDEIEINLPSGFAMESLPQNVELDSKFGEYKTEIVKKDNNNLVYKRSILIKKGLYKNLEYDEYRLFMEQIARNDNAKIILTKNQ from the coding sequence ATGCCATTTAAAAAAAATCTTCTTGTTTTTCTATTTTTTACCACAGTACTTTCTGCTCAAAAAGCAGCATATTCTACATTACTCCTTCCCGATAGTTTAAAGCAAAACGCCAATGCAGTGGTGCGTTTGAACCAAATAGATGTTCTTATTTCTTCGCAACGCAGTATGAATGTCAAAGAAAAAAGAGTGGTTACTGTTCTTAATGAAAAGGGACAAAATTCGATTGATGCTTACGAACATTATGACAAAAGAAGAAGCATTAAAAACATCCAAGCGATCATTTTGGATGCTTTTGGGAATGAAATCAAAAAAATAAAAAGAAAAGATTTTAGAGATCAAAGTGCCGTTGATGGGGGAATACTTTTTTCTGATGGAAGAGTTGTTTTTTTAGATTATACCCCAACCCAATATCCTTTTACGATTGTTTATGAAAGTGAAATCGAAACTTCTACAACGGCTTTCGTTCCACCATGGTTTCCGCTTGATGGTTATCTTTTAAGTATTGAAAGAAGCATCATAAATGTAACTTATCCAGAAAATTTGGGTTTCAAGAAAAAGGAATGCAATTTTTCTAATTTCAAAATAAAGAAAACGGTAGATACATCGACTCAATTATCTTATGAAGCCAACAATATTCTAGCCCAGAAATATGAGGATTACAGTCCTGATTTTACCAATATTTTCCCAAAAGTATTAATGGGATTGGAGTTTTTTAATCTTGAGGGTGTTGATGGAAGTGCAAAGACTTGGAAAGAATTTGGAAAATGGTGGTCTGACAAAGTTTTAGTTGGTACAGAAGAATTGCCAGAAGAAACTAAAATAAAAATGAAAGCTTTAGTTGGCAATGAAAATGATCCAATCAAGAAGGCTAAAATAATTTATAAATATGTTCAAGAAAAATCACGATATGTGGCTATTTCAGAGGGAATTGGTGGTTGGAGACCAATGCTTGTGAAAGATGTTGATCGATTGGGTTATGGCGATTGCAAGGCTTTGACTAATTACACAAAAGCCCTACTAAATGCAGTTGGTGTACCATCTTATTACACCAAATTATATGGGAGTAGAGATAAACAGAACATTGAAGCTGATTTTGTATCACAACAAGGAAACCATATTATTTTGACGATTCCTAACGGCGAAAATTATGTCTTTTTAGAATGTACCAGTCAAGATGATCCATTTGGATACCAAGCTAATTTTACCGATGATAGAGATGTTTTGGTTATAAAACCAGAGGGTGGAGAAATCATTAGAACCAAAAATTATGAGAACAAAGACAATTCTCAAATGGATAAAGGCAGCTATTCGTTAGACGAAAATGGTAATTTATCTGGGAAAATCACAATGGTTTCCGAAGGTTCACAATATGGTATGAAAGTTCGTGTTGAGAAAATGCAACCTACCGAAAAAGAGGCGTATTACAAAGAGTTTTGGGGGAATATCAGTAATTTAAGGATTGATAAAAGCGTGTTTTCTATTGATAAAGAAAAAGTAAGTTTTACTGAAAATATGGAAATTGCTGCCGAAAATTATGGTAAACTATCCAATGGTAAAATGATTTTTGTAGTGAATGCTTACAATCAATTTACAGAAAATATAAAACGAATTCGAAACCGAAAAACACCATTTGAAATTCAAAGAGGTTATTACGATACGGATGAAATCGAAATTAATTTGCCTTCAGGTTTTGCGATGGAATCTTTGCCACAAAATGTTGAATTGGATAGCAAATTCGGCGAATATAAAACAGAGATTGTAAAAAAAGACAATAACAATTTAGTTTACAAGCGTTCTATTCTTATCAAAAAAGGACTCTACAAAAATCTAGAATACGACGAATACCGCCTTTTTATGGAACAAATTGCTAGAAACGATAATGCTAAAATAATCCTAACCAAAAACCAATAA
- a CDS encoding nucleotide pyrophosphohydrolase, with amino-acid sequence MNLKNAQLDVDTWIKEHGVRYFNELTNMAQLTEEVGEVARIIARRYGEQSEKESDKNKDLGEELADVVFVVLCLANQTGIDLQAAFDKKMDLKSVRDKDRHKNNEKLK; translated from the coding sequence ATGAATTTAAAAAACGCCCAACTAGACGTAGATACTTGGATAAAAGAACACGGTGTTCGCTACTTCAACGAACTGACCAATATGGCTCAACTTACGGAAGAAGTAGGCGAAGTAGCTCGAATCATCGCCCGTCGTTATGGCGAACAATCCGAAAAAGAAAGCGATAAAAACAAAGACCTTGGCGAAGAACTAGCCGACGTGGTTTTCGTGGTTTTATGCTTGGCAAACCAAACTGGAATCGATTTGCAAGCCGCTTTTGACAAAAAAATGGATTTGAAATCCGTTAGAGACAAAGACCGTCACAAGAACAACGAAAAACTCAAATAA
- the dtd gene encoding D-aminoacyl-tRNA deacylase: protein MKTVIQRVSSASVTIDAKMVADIQKGLLVLVGIEDADSQEDIDWLCQKIINLRIFGDENDVMNLSVKDIAGDVIVVSQFTLQASTKKGNRPSYIKASKPEIAIPLYENFVKKLETELGKKVQTGIFGADMKVQLLNDGPVTIIMDSKIKN from the coding sequence ATGAAAACCGTAATCCAAAGAGTTTCCTCTGCCTCCGTAACTATCGATGCTAAAATGGTTGCCGATATCCAAAAAGGATTATTGGTTTTAGTTGGAATTGAAGACGCCGATAGCCAAGAAGATATTGATTGGCTTTGCCAAAAAATTATAAATCTCCGCATTTTTGGGGATGAAAATGATGTAATGAACCTTTCGGTAAAAGATATAGCTGGCGATGTGATTGTGGTTTCTCAATTTACCCTTCAGGCCTCGACCAAAAAAGGAAATCGTCCTTCTTATATCAAAGCTTCAAAACCTGAAATTGCTATTCCTCTTTACGAGAATTTCGTTAAAAAATTAGAAACTGAATTAGGTAAAAAAGTGCAAACTGGAATTTTTGGAGCCGACATGAAAGTACAACTTTTAAACGATGGACCTGTTACTATAATTATGGATAGTAAAATTAAAAATTAA
- a CDS encoding transglutaminase domain-containing protein yields MKINLLTIVLLFSFFSNSNAQDFRIGKVSMAELEEKEHPKDPTATAAILFKKGEVKFVYTESDGFQVVTEVKTRIKIYKKEGYDWANQEVRYYLDNNINENVFFSDAATYNLVNGKIEKTKLKSDGEFIEKINKFWGLKKITLPNIKEGAVIEFAYTIKTGIVSFLRDWDFQTSIPVNYSEFTTYIPEYYEYKSNQKGFVTIARTVEKSRGSIIINSKERTGGFGGPVKTEFSQDKIEFSETKTNYLVKDLPAMKDEAFVNNIDNYTSSISHELSLSNFPGTPIKYYSTDWASVVKTIYEYSDFGNELNKTGYFEEDITKLLNGLNTQNERVSTVFNYVKNNVKWNNLRGYSCDEGVKTAYKNKTGNTAEINLMLTAMLRFAGFNANPVLVSTRDNGITFFPSRTAFNGVIAAVETPEGMILLDATEKYSEPNVLPFRDLNWVGRLIRKDGTSTEVDLMPKALSREVTNMSLELKTDGTATGKIRNQFTNHEALKFRKANLGLTTESYLEKLETNNNDIEVSDYARENDLDLSQPMVETFAFKDTKDIEIIDGKIYVSPLLFLVTKENPFKQEVREYPVDFGYPKQEKYNININIPEGYVVESMPVGINIGTGENVGSFKYMIANSANSIQIVINKDINTAIVQADFYPVLKDFYKQIIDKQNEKIVLKKI; encoded by the coding sequence ATGAAAATTAATCTACTCACTATTGTTTTATTGTTTTCTTTTTTTTCTAATTCTAATGCTCAAGATTTCAGAATCGGAAAAGTTTCTATGGCAGAATTAGAAGAAAAAGAACATCCAAAAGACCCAACCGCTACTGCTGCAATACTATTCAAAAAAGGGGAAGTTAAGTTTGTTTATACAGAAAGTGACGGTTTTCAGGTTGTTACCGAAGTAAAAACTCGAATCAAGATATACAAAAAAGAAGGTTATGATTGGGCAAATCAAGAGGTTCGTTATTATTTAGACAACAATATCAATGAGAATGTCTTTTTTTCGGATGCAGCAACCTACAATTTAGTTAACGGAAAAATTGAAAAGACAAAACTAAAAAGCGATGGTGAATTTATCGAAAAAATAAATAAATTTTGGGGACTCAAGAAAATTACCTTGCCTAATATCAAAGAGGGAGCGGTTATTGAATTTGCTTATACCATAAAAACAGGTATTGTTAGTTTCTTGAGAGATTGGGATTTTCAAACTAGCATTCCTGTAAATTATTCAGAGTTTACAACTTATATTCCAGAGTACTATGAATACAAAAGCAATCAAAAAGGGTTTGTTACCATTGCTAGAACTGTAGAAAAAAGTAGAGGTTCTATTATTATCAATAGTAAAGAAAGAACAGGAGGATTTGGGGGACCAGTCAAAACAGAATTTTCACAAGACAAGATTGAATTTTCAGAAACTAAAACAAATTATCTAGTCAAAGATTTGCCAGCGATGAAAGATGAAGCTTTTGTGAATAATATTGATAATTATACTTCGAGTATTTCTCACGAATTGTCTTTGAGTAATTTTCCAGGCACACCAATAAAGTATTATTCTACAGATTGGGCTTCGGTTGTGAAAACCATTTATGAGTATAGCGACTTTGGTAATGAACTCAATAAAACAGGTTATTTCGAAGAAGATATTACTAAATTATTAAATGGACTTAATACCCAAAACGAAAGAGTTTCTACTGTTTTTAATTATGTAAAAAACAATGTTAAATGGAATAATTTAAGAGGATATTCTTGTGATGAAGGTGTAAAAACGGCCTATAAAAATAAAACAGGTAACACCGCCGAAATCAATTTGATGTTAACTGCTATGTTGCGTTTTGCGGGGTTCAATGCCAATCCAGTTCTAGTAAGTACACGCGATAACGGAATTACATTTTTTCCAAGTCGAACCGCTTTTAATGGTGTGATTGCCGCTGTAGAAACGCCAGAAGGAATGATATTGCTAGATGCTACCGAAAAATATTCAGAGCCTAATGTTTTGCCTTTTAGAGATTTAAACTGGGTAGGACGTTTGATTCGTAAAGATGGTACATCGACCGAAGTAGATTTAATGCCTAAAGCACTCTCTAGAGAAGTGACCAATATGAGTTTAGAATTAAAAACTGATGGAACTGCAACAGGAAAAATAAGAAACCAGTTTACCAATCACGAAGCTTTGAAATTTAGAAAAGCAAATTTAGGCTTAACAACCGAAAGTTATTTAGAAAAACTAGAGACCAACAATAACGATATTGAAGTTAGTGATTATGCTCGAGAAAATGACTTGGATTTGTCTCAACCTATGGTAGAAACCTTTGCATTCAAAGACACGAAAGATATCGAAATTATTGATGGTAAAATTTATGTTTCACCACTCTTGTTTTTAGTTACTAAAGAGAATCCGTTCAAGCAAGAAGTCAGAGAATATCCTGTTGATTTTGGCTATCCAAAACAAGAAAAGTATAATATCAACATTAATATTCCCGAAGGATATGTTGTAGAGTCAATGCCTGTTGGGATTAATATCGGAACAGGTGAAAATGTTGGAAGTTTTAAATATATGATTGCAAATTCAGCAAATAGTATTCAAATTGTAATTAATAAAGACATTAATACCGCAATTGTTCAAGCTGATTTTTATCCCGTTCTCAAAGATTTTTATAAGCAAATAATTGATAAACAAAACGAAAAAATAGTTTTAAAGAAAATATAA